TATTTCAATTGCTGGTGACATTGGATGGCATGAGATGGCAGGGGAAAAACTATGGCAACTTCCCTGCTGAAACAACTGTATTGGCTTTCTGTTCATTTCCCAGCCCAGTTCAAGGTGCCGGTTATGGTCACCTGAAGCCAGGGAAACTTTGGCTTTTCAGGTGTGTTGGGCAACACCTTTAGATGGCACAGCAAGTGTTaaaaggattgtgggagttgagtccaaaacatctgaaaagctGAAGGCTCCCCAGTCCTGTTCTGctattggggatttttttttggctAGGGGTTCTTGGAGTGGTCATCCAAACCAGTCACTTCTCCAAGTCTATTCCATCATGAAGCCTTCATCTTCCCATCCCACAGTGCCTGATCATGGAGAAGCTTTCCGAGGATGACGCTTTTCGCAGGAAGCTGTATCAGTCGGTGTCATCACGGTCGGTACACAAGCAGGCTCTGGGCAAGAGGCAGGAGGATGTTGCCAAGGAGCAAGATGAGTTGCCTCGCCAAGAGAGAGAGCTCCAGCTGCCAAACCCACAGCCTTTGGAAGGGGCTGGAGAAGCAATCCCCGAGTCTCCCCTGGATGAAGCCCAGGAGCTGAGGAATGAAGACGGATCCCCTGAAGAGCCTCTGTCGTCCACCTCTTGTCCAGGCTCTGCATTTGAGGGTAAGCAGAAGGAGACAATACTACCCAGCAGTCTATTCAGAGTTAGACCATAGAAGTTTTGAAACTACATAACACTGGTCttacaagaactgcactggcttcctgTTTGCTTCCAAGCCCAACTCTGGATGCTGACGTTGGCCTATAAAGCTATAACCAT
The Sceloporus undulatus isolate JIND9_A2432 ecotype Alabama unplaced genomic scaffold, SceUnd_v1.1 scaffold_14965, whole genome shotgun sequence genome window above contains:
- the LOC121918520 gene encoding tudor and KH domain-containing protein-like encodes the protein CLIMEKLSEDDAFRRKLYQSVSSRSVHKQALGKRQEDVAKEQDELPRQERELQLPNPQPLEGAGEAIPESPLDEAQELRNEDGSPEEPLSSTSCPGSAFEVPSPDFSFHANEYLEVYISAAENPNHFWIQIIGSRALQLDKLTYEMTQYYESGGCP